The following coding sequences lie in one Arabidopsis thaliana chromosome 3, partial sequence genomic window:
- the PUX1 gene encoding plant UBX domain-containing protein 1 (plant UBX domain-containing protein 1 (PUX1); CONTAINS InterPro DOMAIN/s: UBX (InterPro:IPR001012); Has 392 Blast hits to 391 proteins in 121 species: Archae - 0; Bacteria - 0; Metazoa - 209; Fungi - 47; Plants - 86; Viruses - 0; Other Eukaryotes - 50 (source: NCBI BLink).) produces the protein MFVDDPSLHTLKRRRLEITDSMEASSSAQAKIADMREKLGREVRVFETSSISQRPSQVSSADDESDDFYEFTPADFYRLLATKKEDKSLKTRKIREAEEAARRSKLTKAVIRVRFPDNHTLEATFHPSEKIQGLIDLVKRVVAHPDVPFYLYTTPPKKQIKDFSQDFYSAGFVPGAIVYFSNDQPKDDGGSSTPYLNEEILSLKDLEAMTKAVEPVESSSEPATVDSSAVPVEHERKSTEKKTTKPKWFKM, from the exons ATGTTTGTTGATGACCCTTCTCTACACACCTTGAAACGCAGACGACTCGAGATCACCGATTCCAtggaagcttcttcttcagctcag GCTAAAATTGCTGATATGCGAGAGAAATTAGGGCGAGAGGTTCGTGTTTTCGAGACTTCGAGTATCTCACAGAGACCAAGTCAAGTTTCTAGTGCTG ACGATGAATCTGATGATTTCTACGAGTTCACACCTGCAGATTTTTACCGCCTTTTGGCTACTAAGAAAGAAG ATAAATCGttgaagacaagaaaaatcCGGGAAGCAGAAGAAGCTGCTCGTCGATCAAAGCTCACTAAG GCTGTAATCCGGGTTCGTTTTCCTGATAATCACACATTGGAGGCAACATTTCATCCATCAGAAAAGATCCAAGGCTTGATTGATCTTGTCAAAAGAGTAGTTGCCCACCCAGATGTTCCTTTCTACTTGT ATACAACTCCTCCCAAGAAACAGATAAAAGATTTCTCACAAGACTTCTACTCAGCTGGGTTTGTTCCTGGAGCCATTGTCTACTTTTCAAACGATCAACCTAAAG ATGATGGTGGTAGTTCAACTCCTTATCTTAATGAAGAGATTTTGTCACTGAAAGATTTAGAGGCCATGACCAAAGCCGTGGAACCGGTTGAATCGTCATCAGAGCCAGCCACGGTTGACTCTAGTGCTGTACCTGTTGAACACGAGCGTAAATCCACAGAGAAGAAGACCACAAAGCCTAAGTGGTTTAAAATGTGA
- a CDS encoding alpha/beta-Hydrolases superfamily protein (alpha/beta-Hydrolases superfamily protein; FUNCTIONS IN: hydrolase activity; INVOLVED IN: metabolic process; EXPRESSED IN: 22 plant structures; EXPRESSED DURING: 13 growth stages; CONTAINS InterPro DOMAIN/s: Alpha/beta hydrolase fold-3 (InterPro:IPR013094); BEST Arabidopsis thaliana protein match is: carboxyesterase 16 (TAIR:AT5G14310.1); Has 7383 Blast hits to 7368 proteins in 1325 species: Archae - 107; Bacteria - 4231; Metazoa - 304; Fungi - 631; Plants - 1324; Viruses - 3; Other Eukaryotes - 783 (source: NCBI BLink).), whose amino-acid sequence MPSVGVKLYSVFFKFLLKHRLQNRIQSSGDESSSDPFGVTTRPEESVAAPNPLFTDGVATKDIHIDPLTSLSVRIFLPESALTPLEPSTSACVYSGKARTLNNIAGSDLLSRRNSLGSSNSLLSHKVESRRNSYGYTTGSSSPEAGSSDVYRGYAPSSSGGNSRKLPVMLQFHGGGWVSGSNDSVANDFFCRRMAKHCDIIVLAVGYRLAPENRYPAACEDGFKVLKWLGKQANLAECNKSMGNSRRPGGEVKKSEVNKHIVDAFGASLVEPWLANHADPSRCVLLGVSCGANIADYVARKAIEVGQNLDPVKVVAQVLMYPFFIGSVPTQSEIKQANSYFYDKPMCILAWKLFLPEEEFSLDHQAANPLVPGRSPPLKFMPPTLTIVAEHDWMRDRAIAYSEELRKVNVDAPVLEYKDAVHEFATLDMLLRTPQAQACAEDIAIWAKKYISLRGHEFSY is encoded by the exons ATGCCAAGCGTTGGTGTGAAGCTCTACAGTGTCTTCTTCAAGTTCCTTTTGAAACACCGTTTACAAAACCGGATTCAATCTTCCGGTGATGAATCTTCCTCGGATCCATTTGGTGTCACGACCCGACCCGAAGAATCCGTCGCTGCTCCGAATCCGTTATTCACCGACGGTGTTGCAACCAAAGATATTCATATCGATCCGTTAACTTCTTTATCTGTACGAATTTTTCTTCCGGAATCTGCTCTTACGCCGCTTGAACCGAGTACCTCCGCCTGTGTTTATTCCGGTAAGGCTCGAACTCTCAACAACATCGCCGGATCGGATCTTCTTAGTAGGAGAAATAGCTTAGGTTCGTCTAATTCGTTGTTGTCTCATAAGGTAGAATCTAGAAGGAACAGTTACGGTTACACCACTGGTTCGTCCTCCCCTGAGGCAGGATCCTCCGACGTGTATAGAGGATACGCACCGTCGTCGTCGGGTGGAAACTCTAGAAAACTTCCTGTGATGTTGCAGTTCCATGGTGGTGGATGGGTAAGTGGAAGTAATGACTCAGTGGCTAATGATTTCTTTTGTAGAAGGATGGCGAAGCACTGTGACATCATTGTTTTGGCAGTCGGGTACAGGCTTGCGCCTGAGAATCGGTATCCTGCTGCGTGTGAGGATGGGTTCAAGGTGTTGAAATGGCTGGGGAAGCAGGCGAATTTGGCTGAATGTAATAAGTCGATGGGAAATTCTCGACGACCTGGAGGTGAGGTGAAGAAATCAGAAGTTAATAAGCATATAGTTGATGCTTTTGGTGCTTCCTTGGTGGAGCCTTGGCTGGCAAATCATGCTGATCCCTCGAG ATGTGTGCTTCTCGGTGTGAGCTGTGGTGCCAATATAGCAGACTATGTAGCCCGCAAAGCCATTGAAGTTGGTCAAAATCTAGATCCTGTCAAGGTTGTGGCTCAAGTCCTAATGTACCCGTTCTTCATCGGTAGCGTACCCACACAGTCTGAGATCAAACAGGCAAATTCCTACTTCTACGACAAACCTATGTGCATTCTCGCATGGAAGCTTTTCTtaccagaagaagaattcaGCCTAGACCACCAGGCAGCGAACCCGCTCGTTCCAGGCCGAAGTCCACCGCTCAAGTTCATGCCACCTACACTAACCATTGTCGCAGAGCATGACTGGATGAGAGACCGAGCCATTGCTTACTCAGAAGAGCTAAGAAAGGTCAACGTAGATGCTCCCGTGCTAGAGTACAAAGACGCGGTTCACGAGTTTGCAACCCTCGACATGCTTCTTAGGACTCCGCAAGCTCAGGCTTGTGCAGAAGATATTGCAATCTGGGCCAAGAAATACATCTCTCTTCGTGGCCACGAGTTCTCATACTAG
- a CDS encoding alpha/beta-Hydrolases superfamily protein (alpha/beta-Hydrolases superfamily protein; FUNCTIONS IN: hydrolase activity; INVOLVED IN: metabolic process; EXPRESSED IN: 22 plant structures; EXPRESSED DURING: 13 growth stages; CONTAINS InterPro DOMAIN/s: Alpha/beta hydrolase fold-3 (InterPro:IPR013094); BEST Arabidopsis thaliana protein match is: carboxyesterase 16 (TAIR:AT5G14310.1); Has 35333 Blast hits to 34131 proteins in 2444 species: Archae - 798; Bacteria - 22429; Metazoa - 974; Fungi - 991; Plants - 531; Viruses - 0; Other Eukaryotes - 9610 (source: NCBI BLink).) translates to MPSVGVKLYSVFFKFLLKHRLQNRIQSSGDESSSDPFGVTTRPEESVAAPNPLFTDGVATKDIHIDPLTSLSVRIFLPESALTPLEPSTSACVYSESRRNSYGYTTGSSSPEAGSSDVYRGYAPSSSGGNSRKLPVMLQFHGGGWVSGSNDSVANDFFCRRMAKHCDIIVLAVGYRLAPENRYPAACEDGFKVLKWLGKQANLAECNKSMGNSRRPGGEVKKSEVNKHIVDAFGASLVEPWLANHADPSRCVLLGVSCGANIADYVARKAIEVGQNLDPVKVVAQVLMYPFFIGSVPTQSEIKQANSYFYDKPMCILAWKLFLPEEEFSLDHQAANPLVPGRSPPLKFMPPTLTIVAEHDWMRDRAIAYSEELRKVNVDAPVLEYKDAVHEFATLDMLLRTPQAQACAEDIAIWAKKYISLRGHEFSY, encoded by the exons ATGCCAAGCGTTGGTGTGAAGCTCTACAGTGTCTTCTTCAAGTTCCTTTTGAAACACCGTTTACAAAACCGGATTCAATCTTCCGGTGATGAATCTTCCTCGGATCCATTTGGTGTCACGACCCGACCCGAAGAATCCGTCGCTGCTCCGAATCCGTTATTCACCGACGGTGTTGCAACCAAAGATATTCATATCGATCCGTTAACTTCTTTATCTGTACGAATTTTTCTTCCGGAATCTGCTCTTACGCCGCTTGAACCGAGTACCTCCGCCTGTGTTTATTCCG AATCTAGAAGGAACAGTTACGGTTACACCACTGGTTCGTCCTCCCCTGAGGCAGGATCCTCCGACGTGTATAGAGGATACGCACCGTCGTCGTCGGGTGGAAACTCTAGAAAACTTCCTGTGATGTTGCAGTTCCATGGTGGTGGATGGGTAAGTGGAAGTAATGACTCAGTGGCTAATGATTTCTTTTGTAGAAGGATGGCGAAGCACTGTGACATCATTGTTTTGGCAGTCGGGTACAGGCTTGCGCCTGAGAATCGGTATCCTGCTGCGTGTGAGGATGGGTTCAAGGTGTTGAAATGGCTGGGGAAGCAGGCGAATTTGGCTGAATGTAATAAGTCGATGGGAAATTCTCGACGACCTGGAGGTGAGGTGAAGAAATCAGAAGTTAATAAGCATATAGTTGATGCTTTTGGTGCTTCCTTGGTGGAGCCTTGGCTGGCAAATCATGCTGATCCCTCGAG ATGTGTGCTTCTCGGTGTGAGCTGTGGTGCCAATATAGCAGACTATGTAGCCCGCAAAGCCATTGAAGTTGGTCAAAATCTAGATCCTGTCAAGGTTGTGGCTCAAGTCCTAATGTACCCGTTCTTCATCGGTAGCGTACCCACACAGTCTGAGATCAAACAGGCAAATTCCTACTTCTACGACAAACCTATGTGCATTCTCGCATGGAAGCTTTTCTtaccagaagaagaattcaGCCTAGACCACCAGGCAGCGAACCCGCTCGTTCCAGGCCGAAGTCCACCGCTCAAGTTCATGCCACCTACACTAACCATTGTCGCAGAGCATGACTGGATGAGAGACCGAGCCATTGCTTACTCAGAAGAGCTAAGAAAGGTCAACGTAGATGCTCCCGTGCTAGAGTACAAAGACGCGGTTCACGAGTTTGCAACCCTCGACATGCTTCTTAGGACTCCGCAAGCTCAGGCTTGTGCAGAAGATATTGCAATCTGGGCCAAGAAATACATCTCTCTTCGTGGCCACGAGTTCTCATACTAG
- a CDS encoding hydrolases, acting on ester bond has protein sequence MVRSSKFSQEATLKRGESRENPTDLRSKLTNIYTIEMRDVRFAMSIRPRLRIVGVLILAAWIGLVALFGLLKPIKNGCTMTYMYPTYIPISVTDDTTPGRYGLYLYHEGWRKIDFKEHLKKLSGVPVLFIPGNAGSYKQVRSVAAESDRAFQGGPFERTFYQEASLLRGGGADTESVDYDLPSQYSNRLDWFAVDLEGEHSAMDGRILEEHTEYVVYAIHRILDQYKESHDTREREGAAASSKLPHDVILVGHSMGGFVARAAAVHPRLRKSAVQTILTLSSPHQSPPLALQPSLGHYFAQVNREWKKGYEVQTSPGGNYVSDPLLSGVVVVSISGGYNDYQVRSKLESLDGIVPSSHGFMISSTSMTNVWLSMEHQAILWCNQLVVQVSHTLLSMVDSKTNQPFSDTDKRLWVLTRMLQSALAQSFNGMTPMEVSHELPILASKGSTCFLDWRDDALDRDLYIQTSTVTILAMDGRRRWLDIDLLGSNGKNHFIFVTNLVPCSGVRLHLWPEKEKSNSNLPVCERVLEVTSKMVLIPAGPAPKQSEPGSQTEQAPPSAVLKLGPEDMRGFRFLTISVAPREAVSGKPPVAVSMAVGQFFNPGDGAVEVSSQSMLLSTYWAKEIFLKEDHPLAYNLSFSTSLGLLPATLSLKTTGCGIKTFGLPDGETGDLDKDKLCKLRCFPPVALAWDSASGLHVFANLYSETIVIDSSPALWSSQSSEKTTVMLLVDPHCSYTASVHVSAPAMSSRFVLLYGPQIVGFSFAVIMFALMRQANQWDNKLSVPPLLSAVEYNLEMPSPFLLLAVLPLISSLFYSFLMGQPIPPLTSFTVVSLICYLLANAFISVLTIVSKFPFQASALVHTTVKSRCQALERNYSLAFLHWFSILSSSFFCLKAIRILKLNTTILMTLIAVTLVSFVHPALGLFVLLASHALCCHNSMCCIMMASKRKESLDQKNEAERKTRHPSSREDPVSGDLSEKSFVETQADIFNHRHGLLILHLLAALMFVPSLAAWFQRIGTGQSFPWFADSALCVGVIFHGILNSRPESSILRSFPFFSGHQIRPHHIYLLAGYYCFFSGLELAPYKVFYAIASLGYISLTLKISQVNKNDLRFRTKSRIHRN, from the exons ATGGTTAGATCTAGCAAGTTTTCACAGGAAGCGACGctaaagagaggagagagcaGAGAAAACCCTACTGATTTGAGATCTAAGCTAACTAAT ATATATACTATTGAAATGCGTGATGTAAGATTTGCTATGAGCATTCGACCAAGGCTGAGGATAGTTGGCGTTTTGATTTTAGCGGCATGGATTGGGCTTGTGgctttgtttggtttgctAAAACCTATAAAGAATGGTTGTACTATGACTTACATGTATCCTACTTACATTCCTATCTCTGTGACGGATGATACAACTCCTGGAAGATATGGACTTTATCTTTACCATGAAGGTTGGAGGAAGATTGACTTTAAGGAACACCTTAAGAAACTTAGTGGAGTTCCTGTTCTTTTCATTCCAGGCAATGCTGGTAGCTACAAGCAG GTCAGGTCTGTGGCAGCAGAATCTGATAGAGCGTTTCAGGGGGGCCCATTTGAGCGCACATTTTACCAGGAAGCTTCTCTACTCCGTGGGGGAGGTGCAGATACGGAGTCTGTAGACTATGATTTGCCTAGTCAGTACAGTAACAGACTAGATTGGTTTGCTGTGGATCTTGAAGGTGAACATTCTGCAATGGATGGTCGCATACTTGAGGAGCACACTGAATATGTCGTATATGCCATTCATAGG ATTCTAGATCAATATAAGGAATCTCATGATaccagagaaagagaaggtgCCGCTGCGTCCAGTAAATTACCACATGATGTGATCTTGGTTGGGCATTCTATGGGTGGTTTTGTTGCTAGAGCTGCTGCAGTCCATCCTCGTTTGCGGAAATCAGCTGTGCAAACCATTCTAACACTCTCAAGTCCACACCA ATCACCTCCTCTGGCATTGCAGCCATCCTTGGGGCATTACTTTGCTCAAGTGAATCGAGAATGGAAAAAAGGTTATGAAGTTCAAACATCCCCTGGGGGAAATTATGTGTCTGACCCATTACTATCCggagttgttgttgtatcCATTTCCGGTGGCTACAATGACTATCAG GTTCGATCGAAGTTAGAGTCACTTGATGGCATTGTCCCTTCAAGTCACGGCTTTATGATAAGTAGTACAAGCATGACAAACGTGTGGCTGTCAATGGAACATCAAGCTATTTTGTGGTGTAACCAATTGGTTGTTCAA GTTTCACATACGCTTCTTAGTATGGTTGACTCGAAAACTAATCAGCCATTTTCTGATACTGATAAGAGACTTTGGGTTTTAACCAGAATGCTTCAAAGTGCATTAGCTCAAAGTTTCAATGGAATGACACCCATGGAAGTCTCTCATGAGTTACCCATATTGGCCTCAAAGG GCTCTACGTGTTTCCTGGATTGGAGGGATGATGCTCTCGATAGGGATCTATACATACAAACAAGTACTGTCACGATTTTGGCAATGGACGGGAGAAGGCGCTGGTTGGACATAGATTTATTG GGGTCAAATGGAAAGAATCACTTTATATTTGTCACAAATCTGGTGCCTTGTTCTGGAGTAAGACTCCATCTATGGCCTGAGAAGGAGAAATCGAATTCAAATTTACCGGTTTGTGAAAGGGTCTTGGAAGTTACATCAAAGATGGTTCTCATTCCGGCAGGCCCTGCACCAAAACAG TCGGAACCAGGGAGTCAGACTGAACAAGCTCCCCCATCTGCAGTACTGAAGCTGGGGCCTGAAGACATGCGTGGATTCAGATTCTTGACTATCTCAGTTGCGCCTCGCGAA GCCGTTTCTGGTAAACCTCCAGTAGCAGTTTCCATGGCAGTAGGGCAGTTCTTTAATCCCGGAGACGGGGCCGTGGAGGTCTCATCTCAATCAATGCTCTTATCCACTTACTGGGCAAAG GAAATATTTTTGAAGGAGGACCATCCTCTAGCTTACAATCTATCGTTTTCTACCAGCTTAGGTCTATTGCCCGCAACACTGTCCCTGAAAACTACTGGATGCGGAATTAAAACTTTTGGTTTACCAGACGGCGAGACAGGAGACTTGGACAAGGATA AGCTCTGCAAATTGCGTTGTTTCCCACCTGTTGCTCTTGCCTGGGATTCTGCTTCTGGACTTCACGTTTTTGCAAATCTATACAGTGAGACAATAGTTATTGATTCATCACCAGCTCTTTGGAGTTCTCAGAGTTCTGAGAAAACAACCGTTATGCTATTG GTTGACCCTCATTGCTCATACACCGCAAGTGTTCATGTTTCTGCTCCAGCCATGTCCAGCAGATTTGTCCTTCTATATGGTCCTCAG ATAGTTGGCTTCTCATTTGCCGTCATAATGTTCGCTCTTATGCGGCAAGCTAATCAATGGGACAACAAATTATCAGTGCCACCATTACTTTCTGCTGTAGAGTACAATTTAGAAATGCCATCCCCATTTCTGCTTCTAGCTGTTTTACCTCTTATAAGTTCATTGTTCTACTCCTTCCTAATGGGTCAACCAATTCCTCCCCTCACAAGCTTCACAGTGGTCTCGTTGATCTGTTATTTGTTGGCCAATGCCTTCATCAGTGTGTTAACTATTGTTTCCAAATTTCCCTTCCAAGCGTCGGCCCTTGTCCACACCACTGTTAAATCAAG GTGCCAAGCTTTGGAAAGAAACTATTCTCTTGCTTTCCTTCATTGGTTTTCTATACTTTCTTCCAGTTTCTTCTGTTTAAAG GCAATCCGAATTCTGAAGCTCAACACAACAATTCTTATGACACTAATCGCAGTTACCTTGGTGTCCTTTGTTCATCCGGCTTTGGGTCTTTTTGTACTCCTCGCCTCTCATGCCCTTTGCTGCCATAACTCCATGTGCTG TATTATGATGGCATCAAAGAGAAAGGAATCACTCGACCAGAAAAATGAAGCCGAGCGTAAAACGCGACATCCCTCAAGCAGAGAGGATCCCGTGTCAGGAGACTTGTCTGAAAAGTCATTTGTTGAGACGCAAGCAGACATCTTCAACCACAGGCACGGTTTACTAATATTGCATCTCCTTGCAGCTTTGATGTTCGTACCCTCTCTTGCCGCTTGGTTCCAG CGGATAGGAACAGGACAAAGCTTCCCTTGGTTTGCTGACTCGGCTCTCTGCGTTGGCGTAATCTTCCATGGAATACTGAACTCGAGACCCGAGTCAAGCATTCTACGCTCTTTCCCGTTTTTCTCAGGACACCAAATCCGTCCCCATCACATCTATCTTCTCGCTGGCTACTACTGCTTCTTCTCCGGGCTAGAGTTGGCTCCATACAAAGTGTTCTATGCGATAGCTTCTTTAGGCTATATCTCTTTGACTCTTAAGATCTCACAGGTGAACAAGAACGACCTTCGTTTCCGTACTAAAAGCAGAATACACAGAAACTGA